In Odontesthes bonariensis isolate fOdoBon6 chromosome 6, fOdoBon6.hap1, whole genome shotgun sequence, one genomic interval encodes:
- the mrpl1 gene encoding large ribosomal subunit protein uL1m, which translates to MATYTRSVWKVLAGCRRHLLSASGPPYAGVSHTAPRNLPVRTFAAVKALKKDKKKEDAEKEEKKEKKVIDDKDRHKPFGKTAWAPVDDVYITRYYPRTSYSAADAVDMLKKFQMLDFTPLNQPIYIDLRLDMKLEKKKKIDPFVSTVHLPHSFKTEMNKVLVFTEDPNQAKAAQDSGAAFAGGVELIQQILDDEVSADFYVAVPDILPKLVPLKNKLRKKFPKSKRGTVSNNIPMTLELFKTGHEYLVESDCYIRTQIATLDMPTEHIFANLQTVLMDVCSHRPASMGPFIQRSIITSQTSEAIWFKSEDVLPKADPTAEE; encoded by the exons TTTTAGCAGGATGTCGGAGGCACCTGCTGAGTGCCAGCGGCCCCCCTTACGCAGGTGTATCGCACACTGCTCCAAGGAATCTGCCGGTCAGGACTTTTGCAGCTGTGAA GGCcctgaaaaaagacaaaaaaaaagaggatgcagagaaggaggaaaagaaagagaagaaggtcATTGATGACAAAGACAGACACAAGCCTTTTGGGAAGACGGCATGGGCGCCGGTGGACGACGTGTACATAACGAGGTACTATCCCAGGACTAGCTACAGTGCAGCCGATGCCGTCGACATGCTGAAGAAATTCCAGATGTTGGATTTCACTCCCCTCAATCAGCCCATTTACATTGATCTGAGGCTGGACATGAAACTGGAGAAAAAG AAAAAAATCGACCCCTTCGTCAGCACTGTGCATTTACCGCACTCCTTCAAGACAGAGATGAACAAAGTTCTGGTTTTCACTGAG GATCCCAATCAAGCCAAAGCTGCCCAGGACAGTGGAGCAGCATTTGCTGGGGGAGTAGAGCTCATTCAGCAG ATCCTGGACGATGAGGTTTCGGCTGACTTCTACGTAGCGGTTCCAGATATTCTGCCGAAGCTTGTGCCTCTGAAAAACAAACTGAGAAAGAAGTTTCCAAAGAGCAAGAGGG GCACAGTCAGCAACAACATTCCCATGACATTGGAGTTGTTTAAAACCGGTCATGAGTACCTGGTGGAAAGTGACTGCTACATTAGGACCCAGATAGCTACG CTTGACATGCCCACTGAGCACATCTTTGCCAACCTGCAGACCGTCCTTATGGATGTTTGTTCACACCGACCTGCCAGCATGG GGCCTTTCATCCAGCGATCGATCATCACCAGTCAAACCAGTGAGGCCATTTGGTTCAAGAGTGAAGATGTTTTGCCAAAAGCAGACCCGACGGCGGAGGAGTGA